Below is a window of Pseudomonas sp. B21-040 DNA.
CCTGGTTTTCAATGATTTGCACGCCGATCCACAGCTCATTGAAGTTGCGGCGATCAGCGCTCGTCGTCTGACGGCCGGTAACCTGCCGCGTCCTGCGCCCCGATCCCCGACTTCTCATAAAGGTAAATTCGGCCATGTGTTGCTGATCGGTGGTGATCGCGGTTTGGGTGGCGCGATCCTGCTGAGCGCGCAGTCCGCGCTGCGCAGCGGTGCCGGCATGGTCTCGGTGGCAACCCGCAGTGAACATGTGCCAGCCGCGCTGGCGAGAATTCCGGAAGCCATGGTGTTGGGCACTTCGTCGGCCAATCAGTTGATGGAACTGCTGCAAAAAGTGTCCGTGCTGGTGGTCGGTCCGGGCTTGGGGCAGGTTGCCTGGGGGCGCAGTTTGCTGTCGGCGGCCGCCAATGCGCCGTTGCCGCAAGTCTGGGACGCCGATGCGTTGAACCTTCTGGCCGAAGAGCACGTGAGACTGCCCAAGGATTGCGTGATCACCCCGCATCCGGGCGAAGCGGCGCGATTGCTGGGGATCAGCACCGCCCAGGTGCAGGCTGATCGCCCGGCGGCGGCGCATGCGTTGAGCAAAAAATATACAGCTGTCGTGGTGCTCAAGGGCGCCGGCAGTCTGATCGCCAGCCCCGATGGGCGTTTGGCGTTGTGTCATCAGGGGCATCCGGCGATGGCCGCCGCCGGGTTGGGCGATGTGCTGGCCGGTCTGGTGGGCGCGTTGCTGGCTCAAGGCATGCAGGCGTTCGATGCCGCCTGTCTGGCGGTTTGGTTGCATGCCAATGCGGGTGAGCAACAAGGTAAATTCGGCCGTGGGCTGGCGGCCAGTGATCTGATCCCGGCCATTCGTCAGTTGTTGGAGGAGCAAGCACCGTGTCTGAAGTAACCCTGTACCTGGCTGATGAAGAGGCGATGACTGCATTTGGCGCACGTATCGCAAAAACCACCGAAGGGCACGGTCTGATTTTTCTGGAAGGGGACCTGGGGGCGGGGAAAACCACGCTGTCACGGGGCATCATTCGCGGTTTGGGGCATGAAGGCGCCGTGAAAAGTCCGACCTTTACCCTGGTTGAACCCTATGAGATCGGCGACATTCGTGCCTTCCATTTCGACTTGTACCGTTTGGTCGATCCGGAAGAGCTGGAGTACCTCGGTATTCGCGACTATTTCGACGACGACGCCCTGTGCCTGATCGAATGGCCCGATAAAGGTGCAGGCTTTTTGCCAAAGCCCGACCTGACCATTACCATTAGCCCGCAAGACAGCGGGCGTTCGCTGAAAATTTTATCCCAAGGCTCGCGTGGCGAGATTTGGTGTGCCGCTTTGGCATTGGAATCCAATTAAATGATGGGGTCAGGTATGCGCTTTCGCGCGATGGTAGCTGCCGTAGGATTGTTGTTTTTGGCGGTGACCGTCGACGCTTTGGCCGATGCGAAGGTCAACAGTGTTCGCCTGTGGCGGGCGCCAGACAACACACGGCTGGTGTTCGACCTGACAGGGCCCGTGCAACACAGCGTGTTCACGCTGACTGCCCCGGATCGACTGGTAATCGACATCAATGGTGCGACACTCGGCGCGCCGCTGAACGTCAACACCTCCAATACTCCGATCACTGCCATGCGCTCGGCTCAACGCACGCCGACCGACTTGCGGGTGGTCATCGACCTGAAAAAGGCCGTGACCCCGAAAAGCTTCTCCCTGGCACCGAACGCTCAGTACGGCAACCGACTGGTGGTGGATCTGTTTGATAGCGCCGGCGATGCCGCGCCGTCTCCCACGCCGACACCGACTCCAACCCCTTCGGTCGCCACGATGCCGGCAGTGCCAGTCACGCCGGTTGAGCCTGCGATCAAGCTTCCACCGGCACCGGCTGGCAAGCGCGACATCCTTGTGGTGATTGACGCCGGCCACGGTGGTGAAGACCCGGGCGCTTCAGGCTCTCGCGGCCAGAAGGAAAAAGACGTGGTATTGGCCATCGCCCGTGAGTTGCAGCGTCAGGTCAATGGCATGAAAGGCTTCCGTGCCGAACTGACCCGTACCGGCGACTACTTCATCCCGTTGCGCGGACGTACTGAAATTGCCCGCAAGAAAGGCGCCGACCTGTTCGTTTCGATCCACGCCGACGCCGCGCCGTCGGCCGCCGCCTTCGGTGCGTCGGTGTTTGCCCTGTCTGATCGTGGCGCTACTTCGGAAACGGCCCGCTGGCTGGCGGACAGTGAAAACCGCTCCGACTTGATCGGCGGTGCCGGCAACGTCAGCCTCGATGACAAGGACCGCATGCTCGCAGGCGTTCTGCTTGACCTGTCGATGACCGCGTCCCTGACGTCCAGCCTGAACGTCGGCCAGAAAGTCCTGAGCAACATCGGGCGGGTCACGCCACTGCACAAGCAGCGTGTGGAACAAGCCGGGTTTATGGTGCTGAAGTCGCCAGACATCCCGTCGATCCTGGTGGAAACCGGGTTCATCTCCAACTCCAACGAAGCTTCCAAACTGGCCTCCTCGAATCATCAGCAGGCGCTGGCGCGTTCGATCAGCAGCGGCGTGCGCCAGTTCTTCCAGCAGAATCCGCCACCGGGCACCTACATTGCCTGGCTGCGTGACTCCGGCAAAATCGCCCAGGGCCCCCGTGATCACCGGGTGAGTCCGGGTGAGACCCTGGCGATGATCGCCGTACGCTATCAGGTCTCGCCGGCCACGCTGCGCAGCGCCAACAACCTGTCCAGTGATGAGCTCAAGATCGGTCAGCACCTGACCATTCCTGGCACTGAGTTGGCGGCCAAAGAATGAATCAGGTCGTGATCAACAGCGCTCGCATCGAACTGCTCAGCCCGCGACTGGCGAACCAGATTGCCGCCGGTGAAGTGGTTGAGCGCCCGGCTTCGGTGATCAAGGAATTGCTGGAAAACAGCCTCGACTCCGGCGCCAAGCGCATCGATGTCGATGTCGAGCAGGGCGGCGTCAAGCTGCTGCGGGTGCGCGATGACGGTAGCGGCATTTCTGCCGATGACCTGCCGCTGGCACTGGCCCGACACGCCACCAGCAAGATCCGTAACCTGGAAGACCTTGAACAGGTCATGAGCCTGGGCTTTCGCGGTGAAGCACTGGCCTCGATCAGCTCCGTGGCGCGCCTGACACTGACGTCCCGCACCCGCGACGCCGATCAGGCCTGGCAGGTCGAAACCGAAGGCCGGGACATGGCGCCTCGCGTGCAGCCGGCAGCCCATCCGGTGGGCACGTCCGTGGAAGTGCGCGATCTGTTCTTCAACACCCCGGCGCGGCGCAAATTCCTCAAGACCGAAAAAACCGAATTCGATCATCTGCAAGAAGTGATCAAGCGTCTGGCGTTGGCGCGTTTCGATGTTGCCTTTCATCTGCGCCATAACGGCAAGACCATTCTCAGTCTGCACGAAGCCCACGACGATGCGGCCCGTGCCCGGCGTGTGGCAGCCATTTGTGGCTCGGGTTTCCTGGAGCAGGCATTACCGATCGAAATCGAGCGCAACGGCCTGCATTTGTGGGGCTGGGTCGGTCTGCCGACGTTCAACCGCAGCCAGGCCGACTTGCAGTACTTCTTTGTGAATGGCCGCGCAGTGCGCGATAAACTGGTGGCTCACGCAGTGCGCCAGGCCTATCGCGACGTGCTGTTCAATGGCCGGCATCCGACATTTGTGCTGTTTTTTGAAGTGGATCCGGCGGGCGTCGACGTCAACGTGCACCCGACCAAACACGAAGTTCGCTTTCGTGACGGGCGCATGGTTCACGACTTCCTCTATGGCACTTTGCACCGCGCCTTGGGCGATGTGCGGCCGGAAGACCATCTGGCCGCACCGGTTGAAACGGCCATCGTTCGACCTACCGGCCTCGACGCCGGCGAGTTCGGCCCGCAGGGTGAAATGCGTCTGGCCGCCAATGCGCTGCTGGAGCAGCCGCAGGCGCAGCCATCGTTCAATCCCCCGGCGGGCTCGGGCGCCGGCGCCGGTTATCAGTACCAATACACGCCACGGACTCAGTCCGGCGTGCCGGTCGCGGAAGCCCAGGCTGCCTATCGTGAATTTTTCGCGCCATTGCCCGAGGCCAATGCGGTCGCCCTGCCGGCCGGGCAAGACGATATTCCGCCGCTGGGTTATGCACTGGCGCAGCTCAAAGGGATCTACATTCTTTCGGAAAACGCTCAAGGGCTGGTGCTGGTGGACATGCACGCGGCCCATGAACGGATCATGTACGAGCGCTTGAAAATAGCCATGGCCAGCGAAGGCCTGAGCGGCCAGCCGCTGCTGGTGCCGGAATCGCTGGCCGTCAGCCAGCGTGAGGCCGATTGTGCCGAAGAGCACATCGCGTGGTTCCAGCGCCTGGGCTTCGAATTGCAGCGTCTGGGGCCGGAATCCCTGGCCATCCGGCAGATTCCTGCTTTGCTCAAGCAAGCGCAAGCCAATCGCTTGGTCAGTGATGTCTTGGCTGATCTGATGGAATACGGCACCAGCGACCGGATTCAGGCGCATCTGAACGAGCTGCTCGGGACGATGGCCTGTCACGGCGCGGTTCGGGCGAATCGACGCCTGGCGATCCCGGAAATGAACGGCCTGCTGCGCGACATGGAAAACACCGAGCGCAGCGGTCAATGCAACCATGGCCGACCGACCTGGACCCAATTGGGCCTGGACGATCTGGACAAACTGTTCTTGCGCGGTCGTTGATGAGCCAGCTCCCTCCTGCGATTTTCCTGATGGGCCCGACCGCAGCGGGCAAGACCGACCTGGCCATCGAACTGACCAAAGTCCTGCCTTGCGAGTTGATCAGTGTCGATTCGGCGCTGGTTTACCGTGGCATGGACATTGGCACGGCTAAACCGTCGAAAGAAATCCTGAGCGAATTCCCACACCGCCTGATCGACATTCTTGACCCGGCTGAGAGCTATTCGGCGGCTGATTTCCGCCGGGATGCCCTGCAAGCCATGGCCGAGATCACCGCGCGCGGAAAAATTCCGCTGCTGGTGGGCGGCACCATGCTCTATTACAAGGCGTTGGTGGAAGGTCTTGCGGACATGCCCGCTGCCGATCCGGACGTCCGTGCGCAAATCGAAGAAGAGGCTGCACGCCTTGGCTGGCAAGCGCTGCATGAGCAATTGGCAGTCATCGACCCCGAGTCCGCTGCGCGTATTCATCCAAACGATCCGCAGCGACTCAGTCGCGCACTGGAAGTTTATCGCGTCAGTGGTCAGAGCATGACTGAGCTCAGGTTGCGACAATCTGTGCAAAGTACTGAAGCAGCCGCCTCGGGACTGCAACAATTGCCCTATACTGTCGCGAACTTGGCCATTGCACCGGCAAATCGTCAGGTATTGCACGAGCGAATTAAACAAAGATTCACTTTAATGTTGGAACAGGGATTCATTGACGAGGTCGTAGCCCTGCGTAAGAGAAGTGACCTGCATTCAGGGTTGCCGTCTATACGTGCGGTAGGCTACCGACAAGTCTGGGATTACCTGGATGGCAAGCTGACACAAGCCGAGATGCAGGAGCGTGGAATCATTGCCACGCGCCAATTGGCAAAGCGTCAGTTCACCTGGCTGCGCAGTTGGGCTGATTTACATTGGTTGGACAGCCTCGATTGCGACAATCTGCCGCGCGCCTTGAAATACTTGGGGACCATCTCCATATTGAGCTGAGTCCTTGCAATTGCCGTCTATCCTTGGGGGTGTGACGGCTAAAGCCATCTGTTTACCTATTTTTTATATTGAATCCTTAAAGGAGTGCGGCACATGTCAAAAGGGCATTCGCTACAAGACCCTTACTTGAATACTTTACGTAAAGAGAAAGTTGGGGTGTCCATCTACCTGGTCAACGGGATCAAACTGCAAGGCACGATCGAGTCTTTCGACCAGTTCGTTATCCTGCTGAAAAACACCGTTAGCCAAATGGTTTACAAACACGCTATCTCGACAGTGGTACCGGTTCGTCCAATTCGTCTGCCAAGCGCAACCGAATCCGAAGCGGGTGACGCTGAGCCAGGTAACGCCTGATAGGAGTCTCCTTTGTTCTTTGAGCGCCACGGTGGTGGTGAGCGAGTAATCCTCGTTCACTTGGATGGACAGGACCCTGAGGCGCGCGAAGATCCGCAGGAGTTTCAGGAATTGGCTAATTCGGCGGGCGCCGAGACCGTTGCGTTTTTTAACGTGCCGCGTCATCGGCCAACCGCCAAATTCCTGATTGGCAGCGGCAAGGTCGAGGAGCTACGCGACCTGGTCAAGGCCGAAGAGGCCGATCTGGTGATTTTCAATCACGTCCTCACGCCCAGTCAGGAACGTAACCTCGAACGTGTTTTCGAGTGTCGCGTGATCGACCGTACCGGTCTGATTCTCGATATTTTCGCCCAACGCGCCCGTACCCATGAAGGCAAGCTCCAGGTAGAACTGGCCCAGCTTGACCACATGAGTACCCGGCTGGTTCGTGGCTGGACCCACCTTGAACGCCAAGGTGGCGGTATCGGCATGCGTGGCCCGGGTGAAACGCAACTGGAAACCGACCGCCGTTTGCTGCGGGTTCGCCTGCGACAGATCAAGGGCCGGCTGGAGAAAGTGCGCAGCCAGCGTGAACAGTCTCGACGTGGCCGCATGCGTGCGGATATCCCTACCGTGTCACTGGTGGGGTATACCAACGCCGGTAAATCCACGCTCTTCAATAACGTGACGAAATCCGACGTCTACGCGGCTGACCAATTGTTTGCCACGCTGGACCCGACCCTGCGCCGTCTGGATTTAGACGATCTGGGGCCGATTGTCCTGGCGGACACTGTAGGTTTCATTCGCCACTTGCCCCACAAGCTGGTCGAGGCATTTCGGTCTACCCTCGAAGAGTCGAGCAACTCCGACCTGTTGTTGCACGTGATCGATGCGGCCGAACCAGATCGCATGTTGCAGATCGAGCAGGTGATGGTGGTGCTGGGTGAGATTGGTGCCCAGGACTTGCCGATACTCGAGGTCTATAACAAACTCGATTTGCTTGAAGGCGTTGAGCCACAAATCCAGCGCGACGAAAACGGCAAACCCCAGCGGGTCTGGCTGTCGGCGCGTGATGGCACTGGTCTGGAATTGCTTGAACAAGCCATTGCCGAGTTACTCGGCAGTGAATTGTTTATCGGTACCTTGCGCTTGCCGAGCCGCTTTGCTCGACTGCGGGCACAGTTTTTCGAACTCGGTGCGGTACAGAAAGAAGAACACGATGACGAAGGCATCAGTTTGCTGGCCGTTCGTTTGCCACGAGCCGAGTTGAATCGACTGGTGAGCCGCGAAGGTTTGCAGCCCAATGACTTCATCGAGCAACACACTTTGCAATAAAAGCCTGAGAAAGCGGTTGTGTCGTGGTGACAGGCATTCTGTAGCATTGGTCGGCGCGCCGTGGGTGCGTCTTTGCTTTATCAGATGGAGAGCGCTATGGCTTGGAATGAGCCGGGTGGCAACTCGAATAATCAGGATCCTTGGGGTGGCAAGCGTCGTAATAACGGCGACCGCAAGGGACCACCGGATCTCGACGAGGCCTTCCGAAAGCTGCAGGAAAGCCTGAACGGGTTGTTCGGTGGTGGTAAAAAACGTGGTGATGACGGCGGTGGTCCGGGCAAGAGTGGCGGCTTTGGCGGCCTGCTCGGCATCGGCCTTGTCGTGCTAGCGGCCGTGTGGCTGTACAGCGCTGTTTACGTCGTCGACGAGCAGGAGCAAGCCGTGGTGCTGCGCTTCGGCAAGTACTACGAAACCGTCGGCCCGGGCCTGAATATCTATTTCCCGCCGATCGACAAGAAGTACCTGGAAAACGTTACGCGAGAGCGTTCGTACACCAAGCAGGGGCAGATGCTGACCGAAGACGAGAACATCGTCGAAGTGCCGCTGACCGTGCAATACAAGATCAGCAACCTGCAGGATTTCGTGCTGGATGTGGATCAACCGGAAGTCAGCCTGCAGCAAGCGACAGATAGTGCCTTGCGCCACGTGGTGGGTTCTACCGCCATGGACCAGGTACTGACTGAAGGTCGTGAGTTGATGGCCAGCGAGATCAAGGAGCGTCTGCAACGCTTCATGGATACCTATCGCACCGGTATCACCGTAACGCAGGTCAACGTTCAGAACGCAGCGGCACCGCGTGAAGTCCAGGAAGCCTTCGATGACGTGATCCGTGCCCGTGAAGACGAGCAGCGTTCGCGTAACCAGGCTGAAACCTATGCCAACGGCGTCGT
It encodes the following:
- a CDS encoding NAD(P)H-hydrate dehydratase, whose protein sequence is MPHTKDDLPDALYSAAQVRGLDASLIAAGTPGFELMQRAARATWRALVRQWPSANELTVLAGHGNNAGDGYLVAVLAKRAGWLVRILAVGDPQRLQGDAALAHAEAVSESVSIDAWSAQAQLSGIVLDALLGTGLTGEVRAPYADAIAAINACGLPVAAVDIPSGLCADTGRVLGIAVQAELTVTFIGLKLGLFTGDAADVVGDLVFNDLHADPQLIEVAAISARRLTAGNLPRPAPRSPTSHKGKFGHVLLIGGDRGLGGAILLSAQSALRSGAGMVSVATRSEHVPAALARIPEAMVLGTSSANQLMELLQKVSVLVVGPGLGQVAWGRSLLSAAANAPLPQVWDADALNLLAEEHVRLPKDCVITPHPGEAARLLGISTAQVQADRPAAAHALSKKYTAVVVLKGAGSLIASPDGRLALCHQGHPAMAAAGLGDVLAGLVGALLAQGMQAFDAACLAVWLHANAGEQQGKFGRGLAASDLIPAIRQLLEEQAPCLK
- the tsaE gene encoding tRNA (adenosine(37)-N6)-threonylcarbamoyltransferase complex ATPase subunit type 1 TsaE; the protein is MSEVTLYLADEEAMTAFGARIAKTTEGHGLIFLEGDLGAGKTTLSRGIIRGLGHEGAVKSPTFTLVEPYEIGDIRAFHFDLYRLVDPEELEYLGIRDYFDDDALCLIEWPDKGAGFLPKPDLTITISPQDSGRSLKILSQGSRGEIWCAALALESN
- a CDS encoding N-acetylmuramoyl-L-alanine amidase; this encodes MMGSGMRFRAMVAAVGLLFLAVTVDALADAKVNSVRLWRAPDNTRLVFDLTGPVQHSVFTLTAPDRLVIDINGATLGAPLNVNTSNTPITAMRSAQRTPTDLRVVIDLKKAVTPKSFSLAPNAQYGNRLVVDLFDSAGDAAPSPTPTPTPTPSVATMPAVPVTPVEPAIKLPPAPAGKRDILVVIDAGHGGEDPGASGSRGQKEKDVVLAIARELQRQVNGMKGFRAELTRTGDYFIPLRGRTEIARKKGADLFVSIHADAAPSAAAFGASVFALSDRGATSETARWLADSENRSDLIGGAGNVSLDDKDRMLAGVLLDLSMTASLTSSLNVGQKVLSNIGRVTPLHKQRVEQAGFMVLKSPDIPSILVETGFISNSNEASKLASSNHQQALARSISSGVRQFFQQNPPPGTYIAWLRDSGKIAQGPRDHRVSPGETLAMIAVRYQVSPATLRSANNLSSDELKIGQHLTIPGTELAAKE
- the mutL gene encoding DNA mismatch repair endonuclease MutL: MNQVVINSARIELLSPRLANQIAAGEVVERPASVIKELLENSLDSGAKRIDVDVEQGGVKLLRVRDDGSGISADDLPLALARHATSKIRNLEDLEQVMSLGFRGEALASISSVARLTLTSRTRDADQAWQVETEGRDMAPRVQPAAHPVGTSVEVRDLFFNTPARRKFLKTEKTEFDHLQEVIKRLALARFDVAFHLRHNGKTILSLHEAHDDAARARRVAAICGSGFLEQALPIEIERNGLHLWGWVGLPTFNRSQADLQYFFVNGRAVRDKLVAHAVRQAYRDVLFNGRHPTFVLFFEVDPAGVDVNVHPTKHEVRFRDGRMVHDFLYGTLHRALGDVRPEDHLAAPVETAIVRPTGLDAGEFGPQGEMRLAANALLEQPQAQPSFNPPAGSGAGAGYQYQYTPRTQSGVPVAEAQAAYREFFAPLPEANAVALPAGQDDIPPLGYALAQLKGIYILSENAQGLVLVDMHAAHERIMYERLKIAMASEGLSGQPLLVPESLAVSQREADCAEEHIAWFQRLGFELQRLGPESLAIRQIPALLKQAQANRLVSDVLADLMEYGTSDRIQAHLNELLGTMACHGAVRANRRLAIPEMNGLLRDMENTERSGQCNHGRPTWTQLGLDDLDKLFLRGR
- the miaA gene encoding tRNA (adenosine(37)-N6)-dimethylallyltransferase MiaA — its product is MSQLPPAIFLMGPTAAGKTDLAIELTKVLPCELISVDSALVYRGMDIGTAKPSKEILSEFPHRLIDILDPAESYSAADFRRDALQAMAEITARGKIPLLVGGTMLYYKALVEGLADMPAADPDVRAQIEEEAARLGWQALHEQLAVIDPESAARIHPNDPQRLSRALEVYRVSGQSMTELRLRQSVQSTEAAASGLQQLPYTVANLAIAPANRQVLHERIKQRFTLMLEQGFIDEVVALRKRSDLHSGLPSIRAVGYRQVWDYLDGKLTQAEMQERGIIATRQLAKRQFTWLRSWADLHWLDSLDCDNLPRALKYLGTISILS
- the hfq gene encoding RNA chaperone Hfq → MSKGHSLQDPYLNTLRKEKVGVSIYLVNGIKLQGTIESFDQFVILLKNTVSQMVYKHAISTVVPVRPIRLPSATESEAGDAEPGNA
- the hflX gene encoding ribosome rescue GTPase HflX is translated as MFFERHGGGERVILVHLDGQDPEAREDPQEFQELANSAGAETVAFFNVPRHRPTAKFLIGSGKVEELRDLVKAEEADLVIFNHVLTPSQERNLERVFECRVIDRTGLILDIFAQRARTHEGKLQVELAQLDHMSTRLVRGWTHLERQGGGIGMRGPGETQLETDRRLLRVRLRQIKGRLEKVRSQREQSRRGRMRADIPTVSLVGYTNAGKSTLFNNVTKSDVYAADQLFATLDPTLRRLDLDDLGPIVLADTVGFIRHLPHKLVEAFRSTLEESSNSDLLLHVIDAAEPDRMLQIEQVMVVLGEIGAQDLPILEVYNKLDLLEGVEPQIQRDENGKPQRVWLSARDGTGLELLEQAIAELLGSELFIGTLRLPSRFARLRAQFFELGAVQKEEHDDEGISLLAVRLPRAELNRLVSREGLQPNDFIEQHTLQ
- the hflK gene encoding FtsH protease activity modulator HflK gives rise to the protein MAWNEPGGNSNNQDPWGGKRRNNGDRKGPPDLDEAFRKLQESLNGLFGGGKKRGDDGGGPGKSGGFGGLLGIGLVVLAAVWLYSAVYVVDEQEQAVVLRFGKYYETVGPGLNIYFPPIDKKYLENVTRERSYTKQGQMLTEDENIVEVPLTVQYKISNLQDFVLDVDQPEVSLQQATDSALRHVVGSTAMDQVLTEGRELMASEIKERLQRFMDTYRTGITVTQVNVQNAAAPREVQEAFDDVIRAREDEQRSRNQAETYANGVVPEARGQAQRILEDANGYRDETVSRAKGEADRFTKLVAEYRKAPEVTRERLYLDTMQEVFSNTSKVLVTGNKNGQSNLLYLPLDKMIQNSSGGNAPVTGSAAASSNTDVTPHVTDLPQTRTRETR